In Pecten maximus unplaced genomic scaffold, xPecMax1.1, whole genome shotgun sequence, the genomic stretch TGTTTTTTTCAAACATGGATGTGGGTTTCCCTAGATCACAAGTGTGGcttattcaattttgaatctgaTTAGGAAACCAAATGACAGGCAAACCGCAATCTTGGCTTCTTACAGTTGAATTTTGGTTTCTACTATTTCATGCGAAGTTCTAGTATATTTCCGAAAAATACTGAGCAAATTGGTAATTGGTGGTTTATTAGTCTCAAAAATATGTTACCACTACTTTTCAGAAATTCCTTTTTTTAACCTCTTCTAAGATTTCATATACAGGTTCCTCTTGTCAAATTTACTAATTctatttcagttttaaattttttatttgacctaGTGAATCCTTTGGCGCAGTTAAAATGAAGCCAACTGTAAATTGACAAGTGTTCAGATTCGCGCATGTTAAGTATCATTCATATGGCCGGTACtgtaaatgataattttgaCATGTTTCCTTTGATGTGCCTAATACTTAATTGGTAAATTGTCATttgaatttgtttgtttgtttgtttttgtttaacgtcctattaacagccagggtcatttaaggacgtgccagattttggaggtggagaaaagccggagtgcccggataaaaaccaccgacctacgatcagtacctggcaatgCCCCATtaaggtttcgaactcgcaacccagaggtggagggatagtgataaagtgttgggacaccttaaccactcggccaccgcggcccgaGTTGTCATTTGAGACATCGGGCATATGACATAATCACTGTTTTTGtcaattacatttacattagCGCGTGACATCTTGTAGAACATAATCCTAGGCATAATGATACTCTCGAAATGTTACGTGTTTGTTTTTGGAACAATGAATGCTTTAATAAGGAAATAACAGAAACAAGGTTCTACAGAGATTTGACACGGcgtataacatgaaataaaaaatgtatcataaatCTAGGTGAAAAATCAGgctatttttgttgtttagataCTAATAATGAACACAGcttatttagtatatatataaagacgAGATCCAGAATACCTGATGTCAAAGCGATAGGACGGACTTCGACCATTTTGAGATACTGTTAGTCCGGTTTGAAGTccgcgaggggtcttactgcgggaggaaaccggagtaacTGTGGAACAGCCACCTGGTCAGACTGATGACCACAttccttttcacgtccgatcggggaatcgaaccacGGCGTGATACCACCACggtgccacccgaccatcctACATCAAGCCTTTTTGCCATCTATGTTAGGCGATTGTACGGTTTTGGACCGTAATGTTTTCCAGTAGGTAGATTGACTGGAGGGCTATTACGAGATTAGGTTCATGAAATCACCATCTTTAACCTGCTTGAAAGATTTATTGAGCAAATGTGCAAAAAGGATAAAAGAATAAAGATTTGATTGTTCTTGAACCTACTCGATAAAATAGCTATGAATACACTCAAACATaaaaaacaccaaaacacaAGAATATAAAACCATACTTTATTTTGAAACATATAATTAAAGAAttgaaaaaatgtattcattttaaaGTTGGATTATGGAGACAaaaattccacggaagtggacGTGTCGACTGCGCAACAAGCTTGAAGATGAATTTTAACAAGCAAACACTTCCTGTAAGAATGCAATGCATCAAGTTTGCGTTTGATTGGCGCAAGGAATCTCAAGTTATCGCAAGcaaacatattttctatttatagtaacaatgaactttgacctttgaacctgataAGCAATCTAAGCAAGCaattttggtaaggaagcactgtgtgaagtttgagcCTGATTGGCTAAGGAAAACTCGAGTTATCACATGGAAAAACAATTTCTATTTATGcagtaacattgaccttgatctttgaccttCAAACCTCAAAAGTAATCTCAATCAAccagtttgagtttgattggcccaagggaactcaagttattgcatggaaatcctttttctattaatagtaacagtgaccttgatctttgacgTTTGAACATGAAAAGCAATCCGCAGCAAGCACTgttggtaaggaagcactatatgaagtttgaaTTTGATTTGCCCAAAGGAACTCAAGTTAACGCACGGAGACCACTGCGCCGCCGCCGACATAGTGATACATATGTGTCGTTTTTTCAGGCGACACAAAAAGCTCTTTGATGTCATGTTCCTTAAAAGTGTGGCATGGACTAAAGAGAAATAAGGTACATACATATCGAGCTGCTCAAATCAGTAAGATCAACTAAGTCCATAAAATTCTacaatatatgaatatatgGAAGATTCAAATTGGAGGGAAAATGGAAAAGACCATTCCCTGATGACTACACCACAATGATTCAGTGCCACACACATTTACCAGTCGACGAATCCCATTTCATGCAGCCAAGTATTTGGGTCAGCCACGGAAGTTGTTGGTTTTTTGTGGATAGCACGCAGTAGTTCCAAGCGTTTCTCCGACCGAGGTTCCTTTTCCTGTTCTTCTCTGTCGATCATATGCATCATAAAGTCCTTTTCGCCTTGTTGAACTCCTTGCAGCTCGTTGCTATATTCGGCTGTTTCTGAAATCAGAGAGATCACTTCTTCCAGCGAAGACACAAAAGCCCTTTTGATGCTCAGTAGCATGTAGTCAGCTGGTATCTTTTCTTCCACGCCAAGTTCATATTTTGCTTTCAGGATATCGTACTGTATCTTTCGGGAGTTTTGATGATCATAGAGCCTGTGCCTCTTCCAGTGACATTTACCTTCGCATGCTGTGCAGTAAGTTTGATCTTTCATTGAGAAACACTTGTATAATTCACAGCTCGTCTTGATACGACACGGATAGTGACAAATTGAGTTGCAATCTTTGCAGATATTAACACCGTCCATTAACGGGATTCCTTTTAACACAAATTCTGTATCATCGCACGAAAGCGTTTGACCTTTCTCAATGTCTACGGCACACCTTTTCACGGTGTCTCTGTCAGCCTGTAATCTCAGAAGATTATTGAGTCTGACGTCAATCTCTGTGTAATTTCCTATCAAATGCATAATTATCTCATGTCTTTCGTCTGGTTTCCTAAGGACTGGTCTTTGTACCACAGTATTCTCGAAAATTCGATAAGGTTTCATGTTCGGCAAATACTTAAGAAATTCTTCATTCCCTCTGGATCCCAACTGCCAAAACGTTTTCCCTAATTGAGCGTCTGTTGAGTATGGAGGGAAGAGTGTCGAATTATTGAAGACAAAGTGATGGTGTGTCGGAACACCAACCGCTGAGAGGTTGGCTAGCACGGATGGACTTTTTCCATCGGCAAACGTTAACATTGGGATAACGTTCTCCAGCATGTTGACACCGCAAATTGACATTATACTGTCGAATATGTCGCGTAAATGGTTGTCGATACCGTCATACTGGACAGGATTTGCGGGCGTGACGAAGCAAACAGCATGGATTCCACGGTTGATCCCCTCGAGATGTTTAGTGGATAAGAACCAGTGAAGGCGTTTGAGAAGCTCTTGGTTATTCTTGGTTGATTTTGAACTGTCTTTCAGGCTTGGGGTATCAATGATATTCAAAATGAAGTCGCCGTTCTCTCTAATTGGATGTACTTTGTAGTAAGTGATCAATTCGGTGTGTGACCCCTGATTAGGAAGATATAAAGAGGGGAAATGAGATGTGTAGATAAGACTTTAAAAACAGACTCAAAATGTACTTGGCAATGGAATGTCCCGAATTCAAcccaaaattatatattttttacgtACACCTAGCTACAAAACCAGAACAATTAAAACTTAAGAGCAAATGGCATCATGTTTCAGATGGGCAAGTGTATTCATCATTATCGTATGTGGATTCGTcaatatcatatgtatattcatcgttatattatttgtattcattattttgtGTGTATGCATAATTATCTTATGTGTATTCATCATCATATTATTTGTAttcatcattatataatgtgtttttatcgttaaaatatctttattcaATTTCTTATATGCGCTTAACATAACCTTATGtgtatttattatcattttatacgCACTTAACATTAccttgtgtgtatttaaaattgtCTTAAGTGCAAACCATTTCGACAAACTTACATGTTTCTCTTAAAAACTGTTCTATTTTTACTAGGAATCGTATTCACCGTTGTCTTCGACATGTTTACATACCTTGTGAGTAGAAGTTTCATCAGTTATTGCGAATCTGAAGTCGTCTTCCCACTTAACTCCAAGACAGTGGTTGACAAGTCCTTCTATGAGTGTGGTTTTCCCTGATTCACTTGGGCCAATCATCAGTATCGTTTTCTCTCGATGAGAAGTAGAGGTCCCTGTTAAAACACAACGAGGAAGTTGGGATATTGCCGTCTGATGGGATTGATGGCATTCATTTATTCCATATTTACGTCTGTAGTATAAGAAATTACCTAGATATGCTTGGAACATTATCATTACAACAGTAAGACTGTCGATATTTACACTTTTATAGACTTTTCCAACTTTCTGAAGCATATATATTTTTCCATCTTCGTGTTGAAATCTATATACAGTTGATAAAATAAACCCGTATACCTTTCTTCATTATTATCACAATCAGCGTACAATCATCTAAGATATGGATGCAGTCTTGATTTAAGCTTACCGAAAACAAGTTTTCGCGTCATGTCGTCCTCTGATTCGTGTATCCTCAGAAGGGGAAGTTTGTAAACACTTGGCGGCCCCTCATGTATCTTTAGGCAGCGCTGAAGAACATTATGCTGCTCTGAGCATTTCGTCTTTATTTCCAAACTCTTGGGACTGAACGCACTGGTACTGCCATCTAGATAAACAGCTCTAAACATGAATTCATACCCGGTATTTTGTAAAAGATCGTCGACACGATGTGACGGTCGCCTATCTTCCGTTGGAATAATAGTCTTGTTCCATGATTCGTCACTGGCTAATTTCATCCGAATCTCATAATGAGTGACGTCATCTCTCTCGGCACTTTCCCATTCCAGGCAGATGTAGTCAACGCCGATGTCAGCTGGTCCTGGacgaccaaggggaacctcagTTATTTTCATGGATGGTTTTCTATCAATGAAACAAGATTATCCACATCAGGTTTGGATTTGACATAAATAAATGGTAGCATGCATCATAACaacattataaaacatgaaCAAATATGATAGACGTTCGCCATTTGGTTTGGgttgttttatttaacgtcctattaacaaccagggtcatttaaggacgtgccaggttttggaggtggaggaaagccggagtacccggagaaaaatcaccggcctacggtcagtacctggcaactgccccacgtaggtttcgaactcgcaacccagtggttGAGGGCTAGAGATAAAGTAttaggacaccttaaccactcggccaccccACTTAAATATCCTGATTAATGGAAGTACGATTcctgtacacatgtgtatatagaaaaaaaaagcaGTATGGagatttttttatctttaaaaagtACCTATTTGGATCACGTGACTACCATTATGACGTCACCTATTTCGTTGTGACCATAGAGTTTGCTGTTCGAAGATCTTCAAAGAAGGTACAATACACGTAACTTTTAATCTTCACGGTAGTCTATGGTAGTATTGTGTTCCATTCGTTTTCACTCCACGTTTTGCATTATTGCTTATCCGGTATACACTCACATTCAGATCAAACGTTTTCCGAGTCACGTGGAGTGATTGAGGCACTCATGAGCGAGTTCATATACTACCAAACTGTGTCAATCAGTTTAAGAGATGCGGCTTACCATTTAAGTAAGCTATCGAAACCGTCacggtttggtttgatttggtttattttgttttacgtcctattaacggctaaggtcatttaaggacggcctcccgtgcgtgcgacatgcaggcgtatggtgagtgcgtatgtgtgttttgggaggctgcggtatgttcgtgttaagtctccttgtgatcggccggaacttttgccgatttatagtgttatctcactgaagcatactgctgaagacacccaacatcacaccccacccggtcacattatactgacaacgggcgacccagtcgtcccactccaaatatactgagcgctaagcaggagtagcaactaccatttttaaagactctggtatgtttcggctaggggacataacccaaagccttcctcacggtCTAAGGCATCTAAGATTAAATAAACATGTGTTTGTACCAAGACCTGATATGGTGAAGAGGTCGGAGATGTGTGCCAGTTTCTACCTGTCTATGAAGTGTCTTTTCATGTAGCAAGCATTACTGTAACATTTTTAGTGGGAAATTATATCTTAACAGACTTTTAGAAGCATTGGCCTGTTCCATGCACAGGAATATCTTAACCTCAGTGTAAGAGTTTTTTCTGGACATCACGCGACCAGGTGAACTCTTACACGACGGTTGTGATACTCCGTTCCCTTGTACAGGtcagtgttttattattttcCTCGCGTACTTTAAACCTCGTCGAATTGTGGGTTGTAATTGATGACGGTATCTGTGTTACGGTATCGTGAAAAGTGCCATAGCGCGTGCCAAAATCTCTTCTCCTTGTGTGGGTTGAGACATGCTGCACGTTCTCAACCATTGTGTGTTGTCGCGGAaataatacaatgacatcacgtTGTCAATTGGATCACGTCATGTCAACTTTGTCTTGCATTAATGTAACTTTAGACATACGAGGGTAAACGGGGTAAGAGAAAAAGGATCATTCACCAAGCCTAGTGTTTGGCAACTAAAGAATCTTCCCCTCGTGTTGAGATCCCCTTGCCTCACTTCCAAGAGGGTGAAACCAATAGATCACCATGTGAAGTATGTGAATATATGAAATTAACTGAGAGATCAAAGTCACATTTAATCAAAACTGCAGCTGTAGGCAGTCAGATTTAAGGAACTGCACTTAATAATATGCGAGACTTTGATATCTAATAACAATTTCTGTGTTCTATAAAACCCTTGCACCATGGTAAAGACTCGTTTTAGAATActgaataaaaagaaatttaatcttaaatatgttttttttctgttttccaGTATGCTGAACGTATCGGAACATTGTTAGTAAACATCATTAAACAACTTACCCAGAGAAGATTGGCGAATCGTATTGGGGGATATAGAAGTAAAAATAACCACTAGTCATGAACGACTAAATCgattttgaacaaatttgataaaaagcAAACTTGAGggaaattaatcaaattttcCATTAATCATGACTCTCTCTATGTGGCCGGACGAGCGGGGCCTGAATAGAagcgagtttttttttaaacctctACTAGTCTGGAacgactgaatggattttgatcaatTTTTTTCTGACGCTCCTTTGCGGAATTGCATAAAACCAAAATGAGACTGACAAATTCTTCGGGGCAAGATTGGATGGTGTccaatatgataatatatttaaatagcTTCTTGTGTTATTTAGCCAAGAGATTATTTGAAGTTATCAGCTCATGAAAAGCTATGGACTATCTGCGATATTGCACCAAAATAGCTTTTCACATACAGGTTTTAAATTATTCATGTTTaagatgttattttcatttaaagtccCTTTTCGCCCGTCATGTGCTGGCTCTGATGGCATTGACGTGTTGATATGTCTTTAGTGATATTTCAAGATTTCCTGtgattttttcttttgtcaGTTTCTCCTTGACACGTGTATTTTGTAACCGTGGCTGTTGTAAAGATTTTAGGTTCCCAGGCAACATCACACGCATAATTGGTCATGAAAGCCAAGGCTTTATTgtgtatctacattatataaacagtattaAATGACTTCTTTGCGTGACAAGGTATAGTTAAATAACCGATGTTCCCTTATAATGGCTGTTTAGACAGTTAATTGTGATAATACTGAGAAAATGTTGATACCCTAacaatacatgtttgtttttgtgcACACTGTACGGAGTAATATAATCTTTCACACACCGTTTTCTGTGATGACggttttgtcattatgtgtaCATCAAAATGCATATTACTTCGAACATCAAACTGACAGGATCTTTCTCATCAACTCGGGTTTATGTCATTGAGTTGACGATAAATATTGCATATAAAGTAGTAATTtcgatttcgatatgtaaactatacgcgcaTGGGTAATTCTCGAGATGGATCCATCGTTTATTTCCATTTGTAGTTCAAGATATTAcgaaaattgatatcaaaacaatatgagTGGGATAAATTTTTGCGATCAAAAGGACTTTTCTCGCGAAAAcgtccacgtttacagtatctgTTATATTAACGATTAATCATTTTGAGTAGCTTCAGAACGCTTCATAAAcctatgtgttttttttttatccttttcgAAATATTGTTTAGTCTCCATCAAGATTAGCCCCGTGTAGAACTATGCACGACGAAACACAACACCACGAATTGTACTTAGCAGAAAGCCGTCACTGATGAGTACAATTGTCGGGGTCAAGATGAAACCGGAATAAAAGACGAAGAAATGAATTCGAGCCACTTGAATGCACTTCAGAGTAAGTTCGCTGTACTATTATATCTGTAGTCGACATACGTTGATTTTAGTTACCCATGTGACCGATGTAATACGTCTATGGTACGGACCATAGCAGCGGAACTCAAAGTTCATTCTGTCAGTATTAAGATATCTGTTCATACTGCTCACCCCAGTATTCACCTCTAGAAAACCCGCATACTTCGGGATAACTGTTTACATGATTACAGTTTGCTCTTTCAACCTAAAGAAAGTTATACTGAGATTAAAAAACGAATGTACATTGATTTTCAACAAACGTAATTTAACCGAGAAAACATTCCGTTTTTCATTTATGTATATCACAAGAGATATTATTAGACATCGTGGCGTCACAGATAGTGGCTTTTGTTGCAATGAATATTCATAAGGAACTTTCATAAGTAAAGACAGTTGACCCAACATAAACTTTCATATATATAGTCAGACATTACAAAGTAGACAACGTGTTAACATACGGAACTATTTAAAAGTCTACTTGATAATAAGTTTTACTTACGTGATCTAACGACAACCGCACTGTACGACTCCAATCATGGAAATGACTTGAATCGGCCGGTTACACGCCTATTAATATCTAGGCTCTGGGAATTCCGGGAAAAATACGCCGGTCCTTCAGTCTGTCTCTACCATCAAGGGAATGTTTGTACACTAGCTGATGATGTCCTAGTTATAGttaagcaataaactgcctagatgcggcagacctactggtataactgccacatgtgtcacagacaaactgaatggtgcgcgctagcgcaccatgattgtttgtctgtgacacatgtggcagttataccagtaggtctgccgcatctaggcagtttatcgcttatatttacgttctattaatgaatcgcaaaaataaaaaaaatatgaaaaaaatcttccaaaattcaaatttcccgctttCTACCGTcagggcaacttcagttatactctcatagatgaagctgcttttggtagggatttactagtaatatataagggcattgccacaccaaatgtaaatataatagtATAAACTTACATGCCATTAATACTGCAGCTGTCTTTGAcctatcatttttattttctctgtGTTGAGTTCTCGGTGTTTACGGGATGTGCTTACGTTCGTTACTAGTGAATAGAAAACGTTAAggtgtatgtaatataatcatTATTGTTAATGTATAAGTAAAGTCATCACAATAAAGACAACAAGAAGCTTAGAAGGTCTCCGTCTGAATTACCAAACATAATGCACGAAATAACTCATCGGGAAAGGGTTTGGGAAGATGTATGATTTTATGGTTTCTTACGCAATTTTTTAATTCCTCTTTTtcataattattcaaaataatttatgGTTTATGATGATTCGGTCCCGTAGAATTGAACCTGGTATCCAGTTACCTGAGTTGATATTACAACATATAAAGCTTGGGTCCAACTGATCGTGAGTAACcatgtcgtaaatgatgacaACTTCATCTTCAACGCACCAGTCAGTGGCAGTGTAGATGGTgcaatgaaaaactttcatataAACCTACATCTGCTTGCAAGTATgatagaaaaataatcaaacgtgggtctgttccgcgaaaaaggatatctcaaccctcatGCTGACAGGCCAAACTCGTACACTCGGGTTAAGATATTTCTGTCCACGGAACATACacatgttagattctattacTATTAAGTTGTCCTTTGAAACAGACTGTTTAAAACTGTTGTAAACTGGTCTCACAAAAATCACATGAGGAGAAATCCTGACAAATTTCAGGCCATATATCTAGGTAGGAATTCTACGGAGAATTTTCACTCTTAAGCCTGAAAATAACTGTTAAGTTTCTTGATGTTAATTTTGATTCCTCTTAATTAAATCTTGATACGCATAATTTAGAGGTTTCTTGACAGCTTAATGTTCTGAAAAGAATTGGATGgttttaattttacttttaaaatacatgtatgcaaataCTACGCTTTTACATGATAAGAGACTAAACAATATGATCTTTGAAGCTTGTAAAATACTGCATAGGATTTTTCCTGAATATATACTTGACTTGGTAAAACTAAAGAAACATGCTTATCATTGTAGAAGGAGCAGTAAGCATCTCATCTGTAAAAGATACTAGATATGGACTGAAAGCTTTCTCgtttgatggtatgcaaatGCTTACCTCCAGGAGCTGTTGAGCGGGGTCAAAATTGGTGAAATTGACAGACATATTTCAAAACTTTGGGGAACGTTAAGGCCCATTGTCCTCCTATTACTTACCAAGTATTACTTTAGCCAAAAGTTATACGAGACAATTTTGGAGGGGCTGTAAACGTCAATATTGCCCCAGCTCCTTTAAGTTAGTATTTTTCGACAGCTTAAGCAATTTCACAGATAAAAGAATTTCAAGATGAGGATTTATATCATAGGTTTGTCTAGTCGCATATGTATAACACCTCTCTGCAGCACTATGTAGCTAACTAGATGACACTATATCATTCTTTGCTTTTCCGTCATCACTGTGTTACTTAGAATGTCTTGCAGTGTTGTGTtagttttttcaaatgacacattttgtGGCCTACAAAAAAGCTAGGTAACTCTGTTCATCAAT encodes the following:
- the LOC117320949 gene encoding uncharacterized protein LOC117320949, which produces MKITEVPLGRPGPADIGVDYICLEWESAERDDVTHYEIRMKLASDESWNKTIIPTEDRRPSHRVDDLLQNTGYEFMFRAVYLDGSTSAFSPKSLEIKTKCSEQHNVLQRCLKIHEGPPSVYKLPLLRIHESEDDMTRKLVFGTSTSHREKTILMIGPSESGKTTLIEGLVNHCLGVKWEDDFRFAITDETSTHKGSHTELITYYKVHPIRENGDFILNIIDTPSLKDSSKSTKNNQELLKRLHWFLSTKHLEGINRGIHAVCFVTPANPVQYDGIDNHLRDIFDSIMSICGVNMLENVIPMLTFADGKSPSVLANLSAVGVPTHHHFVFNNSTLFPPYSTDAQLGKTFWQLGSRGNEEFLKYLPNMKPYRIFENTVVQRPVLRKPDERHEIIMHLIGNYTEIDVRLNNLLRLQADRDTVKRCAVDIEKGQTLSCDDTEFVLKGIPLMDGVNICKDCNSICHYPCRIKTSCELYKCFSMKDQTYCTACEGKCHWKRHRLYDHQNSRKIQYDILKAKYELGVEEKIPADYMLLSIKRAFVSSLEEVISLISETAEYSNELQGVQQGEKDFMMHMIDREEQEKEPRSEKRLELLRAIHKKPTTSVADPNTWLHEMGFVDW